Within Deltaproteobacteria bacterium, the genomic segment GCGATAGAGGATGAAGACGCCGGCGTTGGGGTGGCGCTCCTTGACGGCGATGGACTGGAGAATCGAATTGGTGCAGCAGATACGGGAGCAATAGGGGCGCCGATCGTCACGGGAGCCGACACACTGGATGAAAACGACCGTGTCGTCATCCCGGACATTGTCCAGATTGTGTTCCAGGTCGTGCCAGCGCATGACCCGGTCGTTTTTTCCGTAAAGGTATTCATCGGTGTCCGCGGCCCCGCCGCCCGTGGCGATGACAGTGGCGCCGTGCTGCACGGTCTTGAGTTTGTCGCCGCTTTTGATGGTGGTTTCGAAGTTGCCCACAAAACCGCCGGCGTCCGTGATTTCGGCACCGGTCAGAACCTCCACTTCCGGGTGTCGGGCAACCCGGTTCTTGATGTCGGCCAGAAAGGCCTGGACATCTTCGCCCTTCCAGGTTTTGCCGATATCCCGGGCCACACCGCCGAGTTCGGCATCCCTCTCAACCAGGATGGCCGGGAAGCCCTGGTCGGCCAGGTTCAAAGCGGCCGTCATGCCGGCGATGCCGCCGCCTACGACCAGCGCCGACTTGTTGACCGCCACGTCGATGTCGCCGATGGGGTCCAGCAGGGACGCTCGGGCCGCGGCCATGCGCACCAGGTCTTTCGATTTTTCGGTGGCCTTTTCCTTTTCTCCGGCGTGCACCCAGGTGCACTGATTTCTGATATTGGCCATTTCAAAAAGGTAGGGGTTTAGCCCGGCGTTGCGCATGGTTTCCTGGAAAAGCGGCTCATGGGTCCTGGGCGTGCAGGCGGCGACCACCACCCTATTGAGCCCTTTTTCCCTGATAACCTCCGCCATTTTGTCCTGGGTGTCCTGGGAGCAGCTGAACAGGTTTTCTTCCACGTGGACCACGTTGGGCAGGCTCTTGGCATAGTCCACGATGGCGGGCACATCGGCAACGCCGCCGATGTTGATGCCGCAATTGCAGACGAATACGCCTACTTTGGGGTCCTGGCCTTCCACCTCAGCCTCGGCCGGAAATTCTCTTTCGCGGACAAGCGATCCCCGGGCATCGGCCAGCAGAATCCCGGCGCTGCAGGCTGCGGAGCTGGCTTCCATGACCGATTCGGGAATATCTTTGGGGCCCTGGAAGGCGCCGCACACATACAC encodes:
- a CDS encoding FAD-dependent oxidoreductase gives rise to the protein WFQCVGSRDMNRCDNAYCSSVCCMYAIKEAVIAKEHAGDDLECTIFYMDMRTHGKDFEKFYNTAKDKHGVRFVRSRVHTVNPVAGSDDLEVRYVTDEGRIETETFDQIVLSVGMEISSEIVTLAQKLGIELSDGNFCKTDTTTPVKTSVDGVYVCGAFQGPKDIPESVMEASSAACSAGILLADARGSLVREREFPAEAEVEGQDPKVGVFVCNCGINIGGVADVPAIVDYAKSLPNVVHVEENLFSCSQDTQDKMAEVIREKGLNRVVVAACTPRTHEPLFQETMRNAGLNPYLFEMANIRNQCTWVHAGEKEKATEKSKDLVRMAAARASLLDPIGDIDVAVNKSALVVGGGIAGMTAALNLADQGFPAILVERDAELGGVARDIGKTWKGEDVQAFLADIKNRVARHPEVEVLTGAEITDAGGFVGNFETTIKSGDKLKTVQHGATVIATGGGAADTDEYLYGKNDRVMRWHDLEHNLDNVRDDDTVVFIQCVGSRDDRRPYCSRICCTNSILQSIAVKERHPNAGVFILYRDIRTFGERELHYKKARELGVVFIRYSLDNKPVVKETGEGLDVTVFDPILQRRVTIPADWVNLATAIVPADNKKLAGMYKLPLNAENFFMEAHAKLRPVEFASDGVYLCGLAHYPKTIDESIAQAMAAASRAATVLSKDAIKVSPLVSQVDADKCIGCGLCTEVCAFSAIVLEEVDGKKKAKNIPASCKGCGLCASSCPQHAIDMLHFRRQQILAAVCAAA